A region of the Dethiosulfovibrio salsuginis genome:
TCCTCGAAGAGCTCTTCATAGGTGGGCTTCTGAAACATGGATAGGCCTCCTTTCAGATTTATTCTGATGCCATGATATCACGTTGCAAGAAACTAAGGAACTGCTGATTTAGGACCTAAATCGGCAGGGGGACTGAATAGTTACGAGATCCGCTATGTGCTCAAAGGAGGCTCCTGAAAGAAACCAATCGCCACGGTTACGATCCATAAACGGCGCATAATAGCCGCTTAGACGATAATAATTAGAATAAGCAAGAAAATTACTTGCATAATCAAGATTTCCAAAAGCTAGATTTCTACTTTTGAGGAGAGAAATCTGCTCCTCTATGGATAAAGCCAGCTTGGTATACTTTGCCATCGTTATGCCTTTCTCAAAAACACAAAAAATACCTACCGATTTGGGCTTTGTCCCAAAGGACAAGAGGCCTGGTAGGCTTATTAGCCATATTATATAGGATTTTTCAATGGATATCAAGTCTTATTCTGACATAAGAGATCTAGGCCTCGGCTATGATTAGAAAAGCCTTGTCGGAGAGACACCACTTGTTTTTCAGGGTGTCTAGTGGAAAGGGGGCCCTATAGCAAATGCCCTGCCCTCTTCACTATACCGCAAAAACATACGAGACAACTATGAGGAAATCTCAGTACCTACATGCGGTCAGGCCCTCCCCTCCAATAGAGCGTTCCACTCCGATCGTCGTAGTTAGGACCACGACCCACCGAGCAAACAATCGATAAAGTCGGTGCATAGATGCCACAGGCATCCCACCGATACGGCACGCCACTTCCATGACGGAACCAGCAATAGGCCGCAATAGAATATCCCCGCCCATACGGTATGGAGGGGGTGGAAACCTATGCTACAGCGATTGGGGTCAAAAATTGGATCCGCCAGGAGGTGGTCCAGATCTATGATCATCGTCGCCACCATAATCAGAGCTGCTTTCCGCCACTCTTTCCTCCAAAATAGCTTCGCTAGTAGAAACGGCACTAAAAAGTGGAATGAATAGTGAATTATATGCCTCAGCACTAGCGCAGCTCCTCCTTAAGCTCCTTAGCTGGCCTGTAGTCCTCGTTTATGGACAGCGCCAAGTCCACCCAACGGCGGGCCTCGTCCTTCCGTCCGGCTCTTTGGTAGGCTCTTGCGACCCACAGGGCGGCCAGGTAGTTTCCATCGTAGGATTCCACCCCTCTGGCGAAGGAGGCCGCAGCCTCTTTGTATCTGCCGGAGGAGTATTTGCCGTATCCGTCCCTCTGGATTATGCCAAGGACGTTTTTGAGGCCATTTTCTATGGGGTAGGTGGATATGACCTTAGCCTGGTCGGAGCCGTTTGGGTCGAAGCCATCCACCGGTAGAACCTTGGGCTTTGGGGCCTCCTTCTCGGGCAGCTTGGATTTTCTCTTTTCCCTGACGTCGCTTTTCTCCCATCCTTCGGCCTGGGCGGCAAGCCTGGTCATCCTCCGCTCCGTGGGGGGATGGGAGTTGAAGCCGCTGGGGGAGGTCACCTGGCCGTTGTCGGCCATCCTTTTGATGGCGTTGTACAGCGACCAGGCGGAGTATCCCGCTTTGTAGGAGAACTCCACACCGGCGTCGTCGGCCTCGACCTCCTGTTCCCTGCTGTATCCCTGAACCGCCAGGGTAGCCCCTAAGCCTATGGCGACCTCCACCGTGTCGTTATCCAGCAGTTCGTTCAGGAGAACCGATAGGAGGCCGATACCGACGTTTCGCTTCATGGCTGACTCAAGATGGCCGTGGATTCCGTGCCCCATCTCGTGGGCCAAAACCCCTGCGATTTCGTCCTCTGTCTCAAGGACGTTCAACAGCCCCCGAAATACTACGACCTTATAGGCCCCGTTTTCGATGGTTATATAGGCGTTTGTCTCGTCCTTCTCCTCCAGATGTAACGACGCTTTAAATCCGGTGGTCTCGGACAGCCGCTCCCACGCCCTCTCCATGGCACCCTGGGAGACCTTGGCCTCGGAGGGACCGACGGCAAGGACGATCACCAAGGCACACAGGGCGACAAAGGCCGATATCTTCGCTGTTGCTTTCCGCACCATGTAACCTCCTCCCATAACCCCACGGATCACGAGGAAAAGCCGCTTTTTTGCAGGACCACATAGTTCTTTTTTATGTTGTCGTGAAACCGCTCGGGCAGATTATCCCAAACGAACAGGTCAACTCTGAAGGGCAGGGAGCTCTCCTCAAAAGCCTCCTTAAGGTCAAACACCGAATCGACCTGCTCTTCAGAGGCAAAAACCACCATATCAAGATCGGAATAAAGCCTCGCCGTGAAACTTACCCTAGAGCCATAAACCCAGACCTCGGTGTTTGGAAGATACCGTCCCAACAGCCTAACTATCTGCTCTCTCTGGGAGGGGGTTATGTCGATATCCCGCAGCTCACCGTTATTCATGCCCATGTATCTCCGCTCAGGGCCTGATAAAGATCGACAACGTCTCCGTAGAAATCTTCTACGACCGCCAACACCTGATCGGCCTTTTCCGCAGAGTAGTCGTGGGACGTGCTCTGACGAGCGTTGATATAGCGAATCCAGTTTTCCACCGCCCCGACAATACCGGCCTCTCCGGCGAGACGGATAATCGACTTTGGGCTTCCGCTTGCGGCCTCAGCAAAGCCCTCTTCGTGAAGATAGCGCTTACAGCTTTTCCAGGCAACCTCAAGAGAATACTCAAACCGTTTAACCAAAGAATCCTGAATAGCCTCTCGCTCCAGATCGCTACGATCGGCGTTATCGTCCTTATACGCGTTGAGCATCTCCTCAAATCGTCTTATGGCCTTTTTAAATTGGTCAAAGTCCATGGTAAAGATCCCCTCCTCACTATCGACAAAGGCTACCTAACGATATTACATCGACAGCCTCAAAAAGGACAGACCTGGATACCTATGCTTTAGGCCTTCCTACGACAGGTTAAGAGTGGGGCAAGTTGGATAATCCATGGCCAAAAGGCCGTCATAACGACATAGCGATAGGCGACGTGATCTGTCGACCATCTCATTGCCGTGACAGAGGCCAGGAACAGGCCAAGGCAGGCCCCCCACAGAATCTCCGCAAGGCAAATTCGGCTCAATCTGTCTCGCCGGATGAAGGCGAAGTAAATCAGAGCAAGAGCTGAAAGCGATGCGACCAACGAAAGTAACGTCATATTGCCGTCGGACATGATGCCGTAGCGTAGCTGAACGGACCTGTAATATACGTGCTTCATTACTCCCGCTCTCTCCTCGCAGAGCCAACGGATAACCGGGCAGAGGGCCAGAAGAGAAACCTGCACAATAAACACCAAAAAGAGGAAAAAGGCCCTGGGAGAGACTTTCCCGGGCCTTTTTATCGAAGCGCCTATCTTACCGGCTCCCCTGTTTCGAAGGGATATCCTTCGTTGCTCCATCCTATCCAACCGTCGCTGAACATAGAGGTATTATCAAGGCCCATGGCCCTAGCGTAGAACCAGACCTCCGCGGCCCGCCAGCCGCTACCGCACATAAACGATAGATGCTTTGACGTATCGACGCCACAGCTCTCCCACATGGAGAGAATATCTCTAGGCTCTCTCATGGTTCCGTCCAGGTTGCGATAGTAGTCCAGAGAGTTGGAGTCGGTCTTACCTGCGTAGGCAAAGACGGAGCCTGGAATACGTCCCTTTCTGTGGTGATAGGAGTATCCCGAGACCTCACCGATATGCTCATCCCAGGTCCTTATGTCCACCAATACAAAGCCATCGTCGCTAGCAAGTTTTTCCTTGGTCTGGTCAAGAGAGTCCAATATTTCAGGCCTGCCAGGGGATGTTCTGCCGAAGTCGTCGATGGGCTCGGCCTTGACGCTATCGGTGTCCAACGAGTATCCCCCACGTACCCAGCTACCTATGCCACCGTTGAGGACCCTGACGTCTTCGACTCCCAGATACTCCATGACAAAGGCCACCCTATAGGCCGCCATCTGGTTTTCACCGGTAACGACGACGGTATCGCTCGCGGAAACGCCAAGCCTCTTGGCCAGGTCCATCAGCTTATCGTCGGAGGCCAAGATCCACATGGTCACAGGTTTATCCTCGCCCTTTAAGAGTCGTTCTACCGGAGGTTCCACCCAGTCGGTATCGACGTGAACTGCACCAGGTATATGGCCCTTGGCGTAAGAGTTCTTTTCCTCTCCCCAGCTGGCCTCCAGTATAATGACCTTTCCGGCGTTTTCGAAGGTCTCCGGCCTCTTGCCGTCCACAAGGTCCTTCAGCACCTCAGCAGGAACCAATAGACCGTAGCCAGGCAGACTCTCCACAGGACGGGCCAGGTCGTCGATCCATTTTTTAGCATCGTAGGTTAATATATCGCTAAAGCCTCTGCCTTCGAGCCATCCCTTAACCTTGGCGGCGTCACGACCGTTTATATCGTACAGCACCACCTTTTTGTCCTTTGCGATTCCCTTGTCGGACAAAGCCTGATTCAAAACCTCTTCTCCGTCCTTGCTGTCAATGTCGAGCCAGGAAGCGGAGAAATTGACCGCACCGGCGATATGGCCTCCTCTGGAGACATCTCCCAGCCTCCAGCCGTTAAAGGCATCGCTGTCTCTGGTGTCGACCAGGACGCAGTGCCCTCCACCGATAATCTCCTCCAACCGATTCGTGTCGATCTCCTCGGAAAAAGCCACCGAGTGGGACAAAAGCGGCGTCATCAAAAGGACAAACCCTACTATCGCTCTGAAACCCATAAGCATCATCTCTCCCTATCCCAAATAAATTATGTTTTCGAATAGAGATTATACCTACAAACCCAGAGATCGTACAACCCCTATACAGGTGTAAAGACCTCCGGCTCCCTTCTGGCGGAGAAGTTATCCCATAGCCTTTTGCCAACCGACGCCACCGGTTCAAGGGTCAGGACCCTGGCTCCGGTTGGACAGCCTTTGACGCAGGCACAGCAAAAGGTGCAGGCGACTCCGTCGGTGACCGACGGATCAATGACGTCTATGGCCCCGACTGGACACAAAGAGGCGCACTTGCCGCAGAGGATACACTTCTCCACGATCGTATCAGGCGAGCCCTCGGGCATGACCGATGGCTCTTTGTAGGGCTCCTTTCCAGGAAGCTCCACCTCCGCAATGTCGTCCAGGCCCCCAAGGCAGATCTCTCTGACAGCCCTTCCGAAGGACTGGGCCTGAGCCATATCGTCCTGGTCCGGCCGTCCCATGGCGGTGGGGTATTCCTCCGTGGCGAAGGAGTGCTCTCCGATAAAAGCGCCACCGGCCACGACCTTAAACCCCGATCCAAGGAGTGTGTTCCCCAGCTCCAGCAGGGCGTCGTCGTAATGCCTGTTTCCATAGACAACGACGGCTACGGCGGGCCGTCCGTCCCCTCTCAAGGTCTCAAGAAAGGATCTGACCTCCTTGGGGATTCGGCCGGAGTAGACCGGCACTCCTACGACGACTATATCCCCTGCGATAGGTCCATTAGTCCTGTCGCAGGGAGCGGTGACGTTCAATATCTCGCTGGGCTCTCCCCACCCCGAACGAATTCCCTCAAGGACCTTTAACGTCGTCCCTGTGGGCGAATATGCCACCGCCACGAGCTTCGTGTTTCCCAAGATAAATCCCCTCTTCCCAATTGATAAAGGCTATCGACAATACTACATCGATAGCCCAAAAAAGAACAGGGAGATAAAGGTCACAAGAGGATAAAGTGTTATGCGATAAGCATCGCAGGACACTCAAACCCTGAAGGAGGACCAAAATATGAACGAAAAAGTAGTAAAGCTTGCAGAGGAGCTGATGGCGAAATCGGAGGTTATCACCCTAGCGTCGATCAACGAGTAGGGCTTTCCGAGGATCTGCGCCATGGCGAACGTGAGGCCCGAGGGCATAAAGACGATTTGAATGGCCACCGGAACCAACTCCAAGAAGACGGGGCACTTCAAGAACAACCCAAAGGCCAGCGTCTGTTGCCACGCTGGATGCGATAGCCTGAGCCTTTTGGGAAACGTGTCGGTGATATCCGATAAGGAGGTCAAGCACTCCCTATGGCAGGACTGGTTTATCGAGCACTTCCCCAAGGGAGTTTAGAGCTACAGCCACTTTTTTCTCTTAAAGAACAGGATCATCGATCCGCCGATCCCTACCATGACGACCCACACAAGGGGGTATCCCCAT
Encoded here:
- a CDS encoding DUF6122 family protein, with the translated sequence MLRHIIHYSFHFLVPFLLAKLFWRKEWRKAALIMVATMIIDLDHLLADPIFDPNRCSIGFHPLHTVWAGIFYCGLLLVPSWKWRAVSVGCLWHLCTDFIDCLLGGSWS
- a CDS encoding M48 family metalloprotease, with protein sequence MVRKATAKISAFVALCALVIVLAVGPSEAKVSQGAMERAWERLSETTGFKASLHLEEKDETNAYITIENGAYKVVVFRGLLNVLETEDEIAGVLAHEMGHGIHGHLESAMKRNVGIGLLSVLLNELLDNDTVEVAIGLGATLAVQGYSREQEVEADDAGVEFSYKAGYSAWSLYNAIKRMADNGQVTSPSGFNSHPPTERRMTRLAAQAEGWEKSDVREKRKSKLPEKEAPKPKVLPVDGFDPNGSDQAKVISTYPIENGLKNVLGIIQRDGYGKYSSGRYKEAAASFARGVESYDGNYLAALWVARAYQRAGRKDEARRWVDLALSINEDYRPAKELKEELR
- a CDS encoding nucleotidyltransferase family protein, with product MNNGELRDIDITPSQREQIVRLLGRYLPNTEVWVYGSRVSFTARLYSDLDMVVFASEEQVDSVFDLKEAFEESSLPFRVDLFVWDNLPERFHDNIKKNYVVLQKSGFSS
- a CDS encoding HI0074 family nucleotidyltransferase substrate-binding subunit, which encodes MDFDQFKKAIRRFEEMLNAYKDDNADRSDLEREAIQDSLVKRFEYSLEVAWKSCKRYLHEEGFAEAASGSPKSIIRLAGEAGIVGAVENWIRYINARQSTSHDYSAEKADQVLAVVEDFYGDVVDLYQALSGDTWA
- a CDS encoding sulfurtransferase, which produces MGFRAIVGFVLLMTPLLSHSVAFSEEIDTNRLEEIIGGGHCVLVDTRDSDAFNGWRLGDVSRGGHIAGAVNFSASWLDIDSKDGEEVLNQALSDKGIAKDKKVVLYDINGRDAAKVKGWLEGRGFSDILTYDAKKWIDDLARPVESLPGYGLLVPAEVLKDLVDGKRPETFENAGKVIILEASWGEEKNSYAKGHIPGAVHVDTDWVEPPVERLLKGEDKPVTMWILASDDKLMDLAKRLGVSASDTVVVTGENQMAAYRVAFVMEYLGVEDVRVLNGGIGSWVRGGYSLDTDSVKAEPIDDFGRTSPGRPEILDSLDQTKEKLASDDGFVLVDIRTWDEHIGEVSGYSYHHRKGRIPGSVFAYAGKTDSNSLDYYRNLDGTMREPRDILSMWESCGVDTSKHLSFMCGSGWRAAEVWFYARAMGLDNTSMFSDGWIGWSNEGYPFETGEPVR
- a CDS encoding 4Fe-4S binding protein → MGNTKLVAVAYSPTGTTLKVLEGIRSGWGEPSEILNVTAPCDRTNGPIAGDIVVVGVPVYSGRIPKEVRSFLETLRGDGRPAVAVVVYGNRHYDDALLELGNTLLGSGFKVVAGGAFIGEHSFATEEYPTAMGRPDQDDMAQAQSFGRAVREICLGGLDDIAEVELPGKEPYKEPSVMPEGSPDTIVEKCILCGKCASLCPVGAIDVIDPSVTDGVACTFCCACVKGCPTGARVLTLEPVASVGKRLWDNFSARREPEVFTPV